The Erinaceus europaeus chromosome 17, mEriEur2.1, whole genome shotgun sequence nucleotide sequence AGGCTTATTTTATCCATACTCTTTCAATCATCGAGTCTGGTGTCTTACTTGCCATGGCTTATGACCGTTTCATTGCTATCCGCAACCCCTTGAGATATTCTTCCATTCTAACCAACACTCGAGTaataaaaattgggctggggGTATTGACAAGGGCTGGCCTATCAATCATGCCGATAATTATCCACCTGCACTGGTTTCCCTATTGTCGATCTCATGTACTGTCTCATGCCTTTTGTCTACACCAAGATGTCATCAAGTTAGCCTGTGCTGACATCACTTTCAATCGTCTCTATCCAGTTGTGGTTGTATTTGCAATGGTTTTGCTGGACTTTCTCATAATATTTTTCTCCTACGTCTTGATTCTTAAGACTGTCATGGGCATTGCCTCGGGAGAAGAAAGGGCCAAGGCTCTCAACACATGTGTCTCCCATGTTTGCTGCATTTTGGTCTTCTATGTGACTGTAGTTGGTTTGACATTTATCCATAGGTTTGGAAAACATGCTCCTCGAGTGGTCCATATCACAATGAGCTACATATAtttccttttccccccttttatgaACCCTGTTATCTACAGCATTAAAACCAAGCAGATCCAGAGTGGCATAATCCGCCTGTTCTCTGTGATTCATTCTAGACCCTGACCTTGATTCAAAATCTACTGAGGAATAATAGCTCAGGAGACCTGAACAAGCTAATAGCTTTGTTGAGAGCAGCAGCTAGAGAAAGACACGTCAATGGAAGCCAATCATGCTGTCATTCAGAACATCATTTTACATTCTCCACATTCTTATGGGCTATGTAGGATATATGTACAACACCAGACATAGATATCAGGTTCATGGTTCATTTACTTTTTCCCCCAGGGGGTTCCAGTGTTTGGTGATCCTGTGTCGTTTGATATGTTCTTCTTGTATATATTGTGTGGGTCACCAGTATTTGACAACACCCACTGGTTTTCTTTATATGATGCATTTTTATCTACAATATACCAAGTAATAATAGCACTCTCAAACTCATACATGtggt carries:
- the LOC103122809 gene encoding olfactory receptor 51B6, which codes for MWINSSASPFLLTGFPGMERVHHWISIPLLMVYLSILLGNGTLLFLIRDDHNLHEPMYYFLAMLAATDLGVTVTTMPTVLRVLWLNHREISHGACFSQAYFIHTLSIIESGVLLAMAYDRFIAIRNPLRYSSILTNTRVIKIGLGVLTRAGLSIMPIIIHLHWFPYCRSHVLSHAFCLHQDVIKLACADITFNRLYPVVVVFAMVLLDFLIIFFSYVLILKTVMGIASGEERAKALNTCVSHVCCILVFYVTVVGLTFIHRFGKHAPRVVHITMSYIYFLFPPFMNPVIYSIKTKQIQSGIIRLFSVIHSRP